The window TTGATATACCGGTAGAATCTTATTAGACACCTCTCCAAAACCTATACGGATAGGGCCGTTGTTGCAAAAGCCTCTCATCGTTACCGTATCGTGATCATTAATAAAGCTACGTTCTGATCCATCATTTAACTGGACAGGTTTTTCTCCTTTCCAACTCAATTCGAGCATGGACCCATAACTATCTGCGCTAGGACCTGATATGGTACCACTTCCCATCATATCACCGCTGTTGATTCGACAACCATTTATGGTATGATGAGCCAATTGTTGTGACATACTCCAGTACATATATTTAAAGTTGGATTTACTGACGGTTGTAGCTGTTCCATTCTCTGGAGTAATATCTACCTCTAAATGGATATCAAAACTTTTCTTTCCTTTCTGTTTTAAATAATCTAGCAAAGGCTGTTCTGGCTCAGGCCCTTCACATCTAAAAGGCTCTAAAGCATCCATAGTAACTATCCATGGACTAACGGAGCTTGCAAAGTTTTTACCTAAAAACGGTCCTAACGGCACATATTCCCAGCGCTGTATATCTCTTGCACTCCAGTCATTGAATAAAACCATTCCAAAAATATAATCCTCTGCCTTATCGACTGGAATAGGTTGCCCTAGGTTGTTAGCATCTGTAGTGATAAATGCCATTTCCAATTCAAAGTCTAATGAAGTTGAAGGCGCTACAATCGGTTTATCTGACCCATTAGGTAACTGCTGTCCTTGCGGGCGGTGAATGGCTTTTCCTGAGGGAATAATGGAGCTAGAACGACCGTGATAAGCTACTGGCATGTGCAGCCAATTGGGCAACAAAGCATTTTCTGGATCCCTAAACATGGATCCTACGTTTGTGGCATGCTCTTTACTACTATAAAAATCAGTATAATCACCTATCTGTACAGGCAATTGCATTTCAACATCGTCCATATGAAAAATGACGCGTTCACGGTGCTCCTTATGATCCCTCAGCTCAGCATTTGATTTGTCAAAAATATCGCCTATCCTATTTCTCACCAGCCTCCAGGTTTTTTTACCATCAGATATAAAGTCGTTCAAGGTATCCTGCATAAACATATCATCAGTCAAGGGGACACTATCAAAGTAACCTAACTCCTGCAATGCGCCTAAGTCGATAGCATAATCTCCTATACGGGATCCTATGGTGATAACATTCTCCCTTGTAAGAAAAACTCCGAAGGGTATATTCTGAATAGGGAAATGTGTGTCCTGGCTATAACCTATCCAAGAGGTTCGATTTGGGTTATTCGTGATTTTTGGCATGGGTCGGTTTTAGGTTGTTAAAAAGTACTGATCAAATATATTGATCATCCATGCTAACATAAGGGTTGTAACGTACTTTTGTATTTAAATTTTTCACAAATGGCAGCAATGGATAACCAGATATTTGATTTAATAGAATTAGAGGGAAAAAGACAAGTTTCAGGACTAGAATTAATAGCAAGTGAAAACTATGTGAGTGATAATGTACTGCGAGCAGCAGGCTCTATTTTGACCAATAAATACGCAGAAGGCTATCCAGGTAAAAGGTATTATGGAGGCTGTGAAGTCGTTGATGAAATAGAAAATCTAGCGATCGATCGCGCAAAATTACTTTTCAATGCAGAATATGTAAACGTACAACCACACTCTGGTAGCCAAGCAAACACTGCTGTATTTCATGCCTGCTTAAAACCAGGTGACAAGATATTAGGTTTTGATTTGTCCCATGGTGGACATTTGACACATGGCTCACCTGTTAACTTTTCAGGAAAACTCTATGAAACTTCATTTTACGGAGTCGAAAAAGAAACAGGCCTACTGGATTACGATAAAATTCAAGAGAATGCGGAGAGGGAACAACCTAAATTAATCATTGCGGGTGCATCTGCCTATAGTAGAGAAATTGATTATAAGAGATTCAGAGAA of the Nonlabens marinus S1-08 genome contains:
- the fahA gene encoding fumarylacetoacetase; protein product: MPKITNNPNRTSWIGYSQDTHFPIQNIPFGVFLTRENVITIGSRIGDYAIDLGALQELGYFDSVPLTDDMFMQDTLNDFISDGKKTWRLVRNRIGDIFDKSNAELRDHKEHRERVIFHMDDVEMQLPVQIGDYTDFYSSKEHATNVGSMFRDPENALLPNWLHMPVAYHGRSSSIIPSGKAIHRPQGQQLPNGSDKPIVAPSTSLDFELEMAFITTDANNLGQPIPVDKAEDYIFGMVLFNDWSARDIQRWEYVPLGPFLGKNFASSVSPWIVTMDALEPFRCEGPEPEQPLLDYLKQKGKKSFDIHLEVDITPENGTATTVSKSNFKYMYWSMSQQLAHHTINGCRINSGDMMGSGTISGPSADSYGSMLELSWKGEKPVQLNDGSERSFINDHDTVTMRGFCNNGPIRIGFGEVSNKILPVYQPKPKSKTAK